One Pararge aegeria chromosome 1, ilParAegt1.1, whole genome shotgun sequence genomic region harbors:
- the LOC120624350 gene encoding proton-coupled amino acid transporter 2-like: protein MKIPRSDTVQGSAALSKPTTVMIYHDRYTAGETTGGLSVLFTMLCIVDLFGVFPVVALPKSIIACGIYGVPLVISVFALQLYTAVLLGRSWLLAHEISPNIREKSRFPYAAVAELAFGTPARRLVTFLIDATVFGAGVPNFIFAAQSMQMFWWKITRGEVGITYCVWMIVIGLLLCPVMWLGSPKDMKPIALTSVCIVTTVAIATWTCIGLDDTSAPASGDVLKYVPNPRDFLVAYGIIAFQFDIHPMLLTLQVDMKDSRKINSAVLGAFGITGFMFMVTSLLAANRYGNNIENNILQGMPPSIALYIVALLVTLQLCLSSAVGNSALFQHIEDLLKIPREFCFQRCLIRSGIVALAVFLGESVPRFDLVMGLVGSTLTGPLMFIFPPLFFLKLCHKRSSMKELDVLIERRKRTLSLAENYCFNRKNDNGDLSEFPLIIARAQTKYKTFVTQQDYVNHIAPNVDKTDYTVKWYDVVLAVVVMIMGIVATLVATFISWSDAITSAEFSPPCLLNATAAARSFIDLANHKM from the exons ATGAAGATACCTCGTTCAGACACGGTGCAAGGCTCTGCGGCCCTGAGCAAGCCGACGACGGTAATGATCTACCATGATCGCTACACTGCAGGCGAGACGACTGGTGGGCTGAGCGTACTCTTCACGATGCTATGTATCGTGGATCTCTTCGGTGTATTCCCAGTTGTTGCTCTGCCTAAGAGCATCATTGCTTGTG GTATCTACGGAGTGCCGCTCGTGATATCAGTATTCGCACTGCAGCTGTACACAGCCGTGCTTCTCGGAAGAAGTTGGCTTCTGGCGCACGAGATTTCTCCTAACATTAGAGAAAAGAGTAG GTTTCCCTACGCGGCAGTAGCAGAGTTAGCGTTTGGTACCCCAGCGCGCAGGCTGGTGACGTTTCTTATAGATGCCACTGTTTTCGGCGCTGGGGTTCCCAATTTCATTTTTG CTGCTCAAAGCATGCAGATGTTTTGGTGGAAGATCACGAGAGGTGAAGTGGGGATTACGTACTGCGTGTGGATGATCGTTATCGGGTTATTGCTTTGCCCCGTAATGTGGCTCGGCTCACCGAAGGATATGAA ACCCATAGCTCTAACATCAGTATGTATAGTGACCACAGTGGCTATAGCTACCTGGACATGCATCGGCCTTGACGACACATCCGCTCCAGCTTCCGGAGATGTCCTCAAATATGTTCCAAACCCCAGGGACTTTCTGGTAGCATATGGCATTATAGCTTTTCAG TTCGACATTCATCCAATGCTGCTAACGTTACAAGTTGACATGAAAGACAGTCGCAAGATCAACTCCGCCGTGCTGGGTGCTTTCGGCATCACGGGTTTTATGTTCATGGTGACGTCGCTACTAGCCGCCAATAGATATGGGAACAATATTGAGAACAATATATTGCAAG GCATGCCTCCATCCATCGCACTATACATCGTGGCGCTATTAGTGACGTTGCAACTTTGCCTCTCTAGCGCCGTTGGTAACTCCGCGCTCTTTCAGCACATAGAGGACTTGCTTAAAATTCCTAGAG agttCTGCTTTCAACGTTGCCTAATTCGGTCAGGCATCGTGGCACTCGCAGTATTTCTCGGCGAATCTGTGCCAAGATTCGACCTCGTCATGGGCTTGGTGGGCTCAACCCTAACCGGCCCCTTAATGTTTATATTTCCCCCTCTATTCTTCCTGAAACTCTGCCACAAAAGATCTTCTATGAAAGAGTTGGATGTATTAATAGAGCGTCGAAAACGAACCTTGAGCTTGGctgaaaattattgttttaacagaaaaaacgaTAATGGCGACCTGTCAGAATTCCCGCTCATTATAGCGCGAGCACAGACTAAATACAAAACTTTTGTCACCCAACAGGATTACGTGAATCACATAGCTCCTAATGTTGATAAAACAGATTATACGGTTAAATGGTACGATGTTGTATTGGCGGTGGTTGTTATGATTATGGGAATTGTGGCTACATTAGTGGCCACGTTTATAAGTTGGTCGGACGCCATTACGTCAGCAGAATTTTCACCGCCATGTTTGTTAAACGCAACGGCAGCGGCCCGAAGTTTTATAGATCTTGCCAATCATAAAATGTAG
- the LOC120627799 gene encoding piggyBac transposable element-derived protein 4-like, producing the protein MESNVRNTTPPEWEATQPIVGMEIQISPNGSLYARPDKTVYMEKSLSGSLHVLRTTANVEESSERPRIRRRLDLNSSPDLDAPGPSNEVGSQLLRTKANVEESSEAPRIWRRVDLNFSPDPDVPGPSNEPVRNVARESYEMQQLRMLNFEDESDSVSPIPSHEVVNTYLTSELAEALAVDSGSEDDEEDDLDENDLRRILEIEEEGEEIEERGEEEVMLNYDFTWSQNFEEFTGTEERFEVQPGPTVQEDTPIKIFKSIWDRSVMEKIVKETNYYAWQKIAAAAEVEDGIKPKSRLYQWEDTTVAELYKFFGIMIYMGICYRSRIDEYWTTGILGMPEFRKLMSKNRFLLLLRFLHFVDNDELGPNIRGYERKVSKVVNIVEHCNKKFGEIYIPHRAISIDESLLLWKGRLSWIQCIRSKAARFGIKTYELCEAETGYLITVEAVMDMSQTTYQLTQQTGLINVKIARNEDVVCNA; encoded by the exons atgGAATCAAATGTGAGGAATACTACACCACCTGAGTGGGAAGCAACTCAACCCATTGTGGGTATGGAAATACAGATTTCGCCCAACGGTTCTTTGTATGCACGACCTGATAAAACCGTATATATGGAAAAATCCCTATCCGGATCATTACAT GTACTGAGAACGACAGCCAATGTCGAAGAATCCTCTGAACGACCTCGAATCCGGAGGAGGTTAGATTTAAATTCTTCACCTGATCTTGACGCTCCTGGGCCCTCAAATGAGGTTGGCAGCCAATTACTGAGAACAAAAGCCAATGTCGAAGAATCCTCTGAAGCACCTCGAATTTGGAGGAGGgtagatttaaatttttcacctgATCCTGACGTTCCTGGGCCCTCAAATGAG CCAGTGCGGAATGTGGCAAGAGAGTCTTACGAGATGCAGCAACTCAGAATGTTAAATTTTGAAGATGAAAGCGATTCTGTTTCACCTATACCCTCTCATGAG GTCGTAAATACATATCTGACGTCTGAACTAGCTGAGGCTTTGGCAGTCGATTCAGGAAGTGAAGATGACGAAGAAGACGATCTTGATGAAAATGATTTACGCAGGATTTtggaaatagaagaagaagggGAAGAAATAGAAGAAAGAGGGGAAGAGGAAGTTATGTTAAATTATGATTTCACGTGGTCTCAAAATTTCGAAGAATTTACTGGTACAGAAGAGAGATTTGAAGTACAGCCAGGACCCACAGTGCAGGAAGATActccaattaaaatatttaaatccatCTGGGATAGGTCTGTAATGGAAAAAATTGTCAAAGAAACTAACTACTACGCATGGCAAAAAATTGCTGCTGCCGCCGAAGTCGAGGATGGTATTAAACCTAAATCCCGTCTCTATCAGTGGGAAGACACAACAGTAGCGGAGTTATACAAATTTTTCGGAATTATGATTTATATGGGAATATGCTACAGAAGCAGAATTGACGAGTACTGGACTACAGGCATACTAGGCATGCCAGAATTTAGAAAGCTAATGAGCAAAAACAGGTTCCTCTTACTGTTACGGTTTTTACATTTTGTTGACAACGATGAACTCGGTCCTAATATTCGCGGGTATGAGCGAAAGGTATCTAAAGTTGTTAATATTGTGGAACACTGCAACAAAAAATTTGGAGAAATATATATCCCACACAGAGCCATAAGTATTGACGAGTCGCTGCTGCTGTGGAAGGGACGCCTGAGTTGGATTCAGTGCATTCGTTCTAAGGCAGCACGATTCGGTATTAAAACTTATGAGCTCTGTGAGGCGGAAACCGGATATCTg ATAACAGTCGAAGCTGTAATGGACATGTCCCAGACTACATACCAGTTGACACAACAAACCGGACTAATAAACGTCAAAATCGCCAGAAACGAGGACGTTGTGTGCAATGCCTAG
- the LOC120625790 gene encoding malonate--CoA ligase ACSF3, mitochondrial, with the protein MEIPFRSLRIINRLLRKPFGFSAYRCVSNAAVKEEACPELLNSFNQDIRAGGAVPVFRRALLFPSRIALQDDFGTYTYATLYRAATALSKDIGAQLLGETEYTISYMCSNDASHIVVQWAIWMTGNIAVPLTPLHPAEMLKYYITDSGSNLIICLQDYEKILRPVSEELKKPLLVVYRPKDGQDDYGKESLAEVMNGKDNLAKVMNGKDDLAKVMNGKDDLAEDNRGKGDQGYAQEDSISDVGPSNMWYGGTEAMLIYTSGTTSKPKGVVWTHNMLTTQIASLQAAWQYSASDVVLHTLPLHHIHGQLNSLNASLAAGARIRMLPSFASHTVWARLLGTGDREDSRVSVFHGVPAMYTRLAADYDKMFADKKTQDYVRTTLSSKMRLMCAGSAALPETLFKKWEQISGIRLLERYGMSECGMALSNPYRPVEGRTLGCVGSPLPGVSARLATVTDKGLQPSVTVESPDPDTRIYLDRLGLTPTKESFEGSWKTTVVEHKLSETGVFEGELLLKGPAVFSRYWNRAPQLDSPDFTEDDWFRTGDTASFSDGRFKILGRTSVDIIKTGGYKVSALQVESAILEHPSVADAAVLGIDDNNYGEIIATVIVLKEKATLDLRELKDVAGKKLAPYQLPRTMLVVDVMPRNAMGKLDKKEIKKRFGDQLIMKKK; encoded by the exons ATGGAAATTCCATTTCGATCTTTGCGCATTATTAACCGGCTTTTACGAAAACCTTTTGGATTTTCAGCTTATAGATGTGTTTCTAATGCAGCTGTCAAAGAAGAGGCATGTCCAGAACTCTTGAATTCATTTAACCAAGACATTAGGGCTG GCGGAGCAGTGCCAGTATTCCGAAGAGCATTATTGTTCCCATCACGTATTGCCCTGCAGGATGACTTTGGTACCTACACTTATGCTACCCTGTATCGAGCCGCCACCGCACTTAGTAAAGATATTGGAGCTCAACTTt tgGGTGAAACTGAATACACTATTTCATACATGTGTAGCAATGATGCCTCTCACATTGTTGTGCAATGGGCAATATGGATGACGGGGAATATAG CTGTACCGCTGACCCCACTTCATCCAGCTGAGATGCTAAAATACTATATTACAGACAGTGGATCAAATTTAATCATTTGCCTACAAGACTATGAGAAAATCCTCCGTCCAGTCTCTGAAGAGCTCAAAAAACCTTTACTAGTTGTATATAGGCCTAAAGATGGCCAGGATGATTATGGCAAAGAAAGTCTAGCCGAAGTTATGAATGGCAAAGATAATCTGGCCAAAGTTATGAATGGCAAAGATGATCTGGCCAAAGTTATGAATGGCAAAGATGATCTGGCCGAAGATAATAGAGGCAAAGGTGATCAAGGATATGCACAGGAAGATTCAATTAGTGATGTTGGTCCATCGAATATGTGGTACGGTGGTACAGAGGCTATGCTTATTTATACCAGTG GTACAACCAGCAAGCCCAAAGGTGTGGTTTGGACGCACAACATGCTCACCACACAGATAGCATCACTGCAGGCCGCGTGGCAGTACTCTGCGTCTGATGTGGTCCTACACACGTTGCCCTTGCACCATATACATGGACAACTTAATTCCCTTAACGCCTCTCTGGCAGCTGGAGCTAG AATACGAATGCTGCCATCGTTCGCGTCTCACACGGTCTGGGCTCGTCTCCTGGGCACTGGTGACCGGGAAGACTCCCGTGTGTCGGTATTCCACGGGGTTCCCGCGATGTACACACGCTTAGCTGCTGACTACGACAAAATGTTCGCGGACAAAAAGACGCAGGACTACGTTCGGACGACGTTGTCCTCGAAAATGCGTCTAATGTGCGCCGGATCTGCTGCCTTGCCGGAGACTTTGTTTAAGAAGTGGGAGCag aTCTCAGGAATAAGGCTTCTAGAGCGATACGGCATGTCGGAGTGTGGTATGGCCCTCAGCAACCCCTATAGACCCGTGGAAGGCAGAACTCTGGGTTGTGTGGGCTCACCCCTCCCGGGGGTATCGGCCAGGTTGGCGACTGTGACTGACAAGGGTCTGCAGCCTTCAGTCACTGTGGAATCACCAGATCCTGATACTCGg ATATATCTCGACAGACTTGGCTTAACACCAACCAAGGAATCCTTTGAGGGTAGTTGGAAAACTACTGTGGTAGAACACAAGCTGAGCGAGACTGGCGTCTTCGAAGGAGAACTGTTGCTCAAAGGACCGGCTGTCTTCTCTAG ATACTGGAACCGAGCTCCTCAACTGGACTCTCCCGATTTCACCGAGGACGATTGGTTCCGTACGGGAGACACCGCGTCATTCTCCGACGGCAGGTTCAAAATCCTCGGCCGCACTTCCGTGGACATCATAAAAACCGGCGGCTACAAAGTCAGCGCATTACAAGTCGAATCCGCCATTCTGGAACACCCAAGCGTCGCTGACGCAGCAGTTTTAGGTATAGATGACAATAATTACGGTGAAATCATTGCCACTGTAATAGTTCTCAAGGAAAAAGCTACACTCGATTTGAGGGAGTTGAAAGACGTCGCTGGGAAAAAGTTGGCACCTTACCAGTTGCCGAGAACGATGTTGGTAGTGGACGTGATGCCTAGGAACGCTATGGGAAAGTTGGATAAGaaggaaattaaaaaacgcTTCGGAGACCAACTGATCATGAAAAAGAAGTAG